Part of the Echeneis naucrates chromosome 18, fEcheNa1.1, whole genome shotgun sequence genome is shown below.
tatttgttgttgtttacactgAATGCACCTCAGCctgataaaatgtgaaaaaaatacacaaaaaagttCAAGCTCGTACATTGGTGTTGAAGCTAATACACCCAGCTGATATCTCTACCTCTACTGCCTCTATTGCCCTGGCTGCTCCTTGTGTTTGTGATGCAGCTGGTTTTATCTGAACATTTCCTACAAACCCAAcagaaaggcaggaaatgctgAAATTGGTGCACCAACAAGAAATCCTATCAATACACCAACTGTGATGCCTGCCCCTACAATACAAAGCCCCTCCCATACCCTGTCTTTAGCCTTCTGCCTGATCACTGATGGATCACCACCTGATTGTCTAAAACGCTGcttgtgtcattttatttttttatccaccACTTGCAGCATCTCATTGGTGTAGCAGGTACTTCCGTTTTTCTGAAATATGTCATCAATTGTTTGAAGCAGCTTCTGAACCTGGAACTTATTGCTCCTGTACTCTTCCTGACTTTCATTTTTCCAGTATTTGTTATCGATGACGTGGCATCGATTGCCACAGTTCCTCACAAGCTCATTCAGTGCTTCATTGTGATGAACAAAATCTTGAATTGTCTCTCCTTCGGAGAGCTGGTCTCCATGTGTGAAGACCACAGCAGCATATTTAAAAGCCTCCTCAGAAAAATATTCCAATATTTTCTCAATGACGGCGTTCTCATGCACTGTGAAATTCTCTACTTTCTGTACAATGAGGAAAGTGTGAGGCCCAGGAGCACACTCTGTGATACATCTCAGGATTTCTgctttcagctcttcttctgctctcatTGTGGCAAAGAAACCAGGAGTATCGACCAAAGTGATCCTCCTGTTGTAGACAGATCTGGTTGCTGACTGACAATTTGTTGTTCCAGAGTCGGCAGCGTGGCTGATGTCGAACACCTCCTCTCCAAAGATGGTGTTGGCCAGGCTGCTCTTTCCAGCTCCAGTATAGCCCAAGATGACAATTCTCCTTGGCtctaaatgacaaaaatattccTCAATAAGataacaaatgtttttcttacatAAGAAAACTCGCAACAGTCAAGATCCTAAATCTAACCAGTGACATTAACACATAACTCATCTGCTGTGCTCCCACTAAGATAACACCAGGAAATACCAGGAAAACAGGAAGGGTGGTTTGAAAATGAAGGGGGTTCTGTCTCCATGtaaggaaacacaaatgtgcttcatacttttctcattcatttcaataaagttaaaacacaggaaaagaaaaggaccctgtaagtcacagctgaaagtttaaaaagtaaagtttaTACTTTTATAAAACTTTTAAAGTCAATGAGCACTTTAATAAAACGACACAGCTCTTTTAGGAATATTTAATACACAAGCAGAGAGTTAAATTCATGTTAATTAAGATAACTTATTGTCTGATCTAAAAGTGACgcactttccctcctctgtgctgcagagGGGTTGAAGTTAACGGTTAATAGCTGGCTGCAGTCAGCGCCCCTCCCTGTGAGGAAAACACTTTGAAGGTCAAGTCGCTAAGAACTCACCAACTTTCCAAAACTTTCACATTTTAGTAAATTTAACTCACCTTCCATGATGAGAGAGAGTTGACTGTTTTGTAAAGTTTAGTTGGTCTTCAGgctgttctttctttgtctctctgctgctctgcctttaagtctctgtgtgactcagctggctcagctgcagcaccaaTCAGGAGAAACTGGGCAGGCTTTTGCAAAATGGACATGAGCAGCTTCACACATCACGTGTGTTgtaacacacaaccacacacccCATTACAGAATCTAAAATCCCAAATGTTGGATGTTTTCTTTGGAATATTAACTAAAGTCTGCGCTGTCAGCACActcaaacagataaaatgtcggCTACGAAAATGAGTCTGCCTTTTGGTGTCCAAAAACCATCAGGCATCAACATTTCGAGgcatttcaaaggaaaatatGAAGAGTGGCTTAAAAACAGTAGAGAAATCTATGGAGGAAACATTTAACCTGAGAAAAGGTTCACAACTTCAATGAATCAAGCGACCTAATGAAGAAGCCCAGGAGTGATATAACAATTacacaacaaagagagagacacatatTTACAAATTAGATGTCTTTAAAGCCAAAAATACAGAGTCACGAAAAAGTCCATTTCAACAAAAGCCAgtttattgattgattaacATCAGTGGTTATAATTCACCAGAAGAAAACTGTAAAGAAGAGTATCAGAGTATAACCATCATTTGGTGAAATGTTGTTAAAACAGTTAATCTTCTTTGGTTTATGTAAGCAGTGATAGTACAAACATTCATCAATGATATTAAGAatctatttgttgttgtttacactgAATGCACCTCAGcctgataaaatgtaaaaataatacacaaaaagCTAATACACCCAGCTGATATCTCTACCTCTACTGCCCCTATTGCCCTggctgctctttgtgtttgtgaggcaGTTGGTTTTATCTGAACATTTCCCGCACACCCAGCAGTAAGGCAGGAAATATTGGAAATGCAACTGCTGCACCAACAAGAACTCCAATCAAGGCAGTCACTGCAATGCCTTTACCTAAGAACCAAAGCCCCTCCCATACCCTGTCTTTAGCCCTCTGTCTGATCACTGATGGATCAACGCCTGAGTGTGTCAAGCGCGTCTCTACttctaatatttttttgtacacCTCTTGAAGCATCTCATTGGTGTAGCAGGTTCCTCTGTTTGCCAGAAATATGTCATCAATTGtttgaagcagctgctgaaccTGGAACTTATTACTCCTGTACTCTTCCTGACTGTCATTTTTCCAGTATTTGTTATCGATGACGTGACATCGATGGCCGCACTTCCCCACTATCTCTTTcaatttttcattcttttggaGAAAATCTTTAATTTTCTCTCCTTCGGAGAGCTGGTCTCCATGTGTGAAGACCACAGCAGCATATTTAAAAGCCTCCTCAGAAAAAAATTCCAATATTTTCTCAACGACGGCGTTCTCGTGCTCTGTGAACTTCTCTACTTTCAGCAGAATGAGGAAGGCATGAGGCCCAGGAGCACACTCTGTGATACATCTCAGGATTTCTgctttcagctcttcttctgctctgtctgtgtcaaagaGACCAGGAGTGTCGATCAAAGTGATTCTCCTGTTGTGGACATATCTGGTTGCTGATTGACAATCTTTTGTTCCAGAATTGACGTTATGGTAGACCTTGAACACCTCCTCTCCACAGATGGTGTTGACCAGGCTACTCTTTCCAGCTCCAGTTTTTCCCAAGATGGCAATTCTCCTTGACtctaaatgacaaaaaatatccatcaacagaataaaaaatgtttttcatacaTGAACACGCAAACAAGAACCCTCGGAGCAATGGCTACCATCTGACCGATGGACTGGGCcatcaatcaaacaaacaagatggaACCGCCTGCATTAAGAAGACGAGGCTTCGGAACAACAGCAGGTTTCAATAAACGTTTCTGGACACTTTAGTTGTTCTCAGCATGCACgcctttattttacatttcaaaataaaagtagcaGAATATATGATACACTTGTTTTGACTTCTGTTTCATGAGTTCTGTGAGGTGAGAACTCACattgcagaaaaagaaaggtgATTTGGTTTGTTACAGGGAAGAATACAGACACACTAAAGCAGGTTTGCATCGACTTTTATCCACTAGTTTATATTCATTAATGTTGACGACAGATAAAAAACCTCAGATTACTCTGCCAGCTACATGGAAAGGGATgtttctgctgcctctgcagcaTGTTGGTTTTTCATCAGCTTCCAAATGAACAGCACGCCTAATGCCGCTCCAACGAATGCCCATGGTTTCCTTTTTAGACTGTTCATCAGATGCTTGAAGATGCTGAAAACAGATGCTGATGATGGTTTAATGCGCTCGTCTTGTTGTGCCTGCCATTCAGTCAGCATCTTCGTGGTGTAGCAGCCTCCTTTGTTTTTCACTATCATTTCGTCTATGGCGTCGAGCAGCTTTGCCACCTGGTATTGGTTGGTCCGGTATTCGTCCTGCTGCCTGTTTTTCCAGTATTTAttatcaacaacacagcaccGACCGCTGCACTTCTTTATCAGCTCTCTCAGGTCGTCACTCTGATCGACAAACTCCTCAATCTTCATTCCTTCGGTCAGCTGGTCACCGTGAGTGAAGACAACAGTAGCATATTTTAATATGTCCTCTGAGAAATACTGACATATTTGGGTGATGACGgccttctcctgctctgtcattttttccactttgagCACGATAAGAAAAGCATGAGGCCCAGGAGCGCACTCTGAGATACACCCCAGTATCTCAGACTTCAGTTCCTCCCCAGACCGGTCGCGACTAATGAGACCAGGAGTGTCGACCAAAGTGACGTGTCTTCCATTGACAGATCCAGACTTTGCTTGGCAAATGCTCTTTTCAAAATCAGAAAAGCTGAATACGTTTGTTCCAAGTATGCTGTTAGCAAGGCTGCTCTTCCCAACTCCAGTTTTTCCAAGCAGGACAATCCTCAATGTGTTTGGCACTGGGGGAAAACAATAACTGAATCAGTACCGTCTTCTAAAGTGTCTAAAAATGATTCTTTTGGCTGTGATGTGTTGGAAATATTAGTTCCTAGAGTTTGCCAATAGCGCTCAAGTCTTTAACAATTAGTGAGTGTCAAGCACACTACCACTACCGCCGGAGCTTATAATTAAACCAAcgcaagaaagaaaaatgatggCTGCTAAGAGTCCTGCTGGCTGGTGGATGTAGAAGTTAGCAGCTAATTTGTCAGCAGTGTTGGCCTCATCCTTTCTGAATAATCCCACAGAGAAACGACAGGATGCATCGACCTGTTCCTCCCATCGGAGCCGACTTacagcaacaataaaacatttttggtatGATCAGGCTCTGGATTTGCTAAGAAGCATACGCAGTGTAGAAGCTTTGAGCCTCACCCATCCTGAACAAGCATTTACAGGATGCCATGTGGCCCCTCACTTCTCAGTTTTGTGGAACTTGAACATCAAGCTCACTCTTTAAAAATGATGGAGTAAAGGATCAGTAAATTACTCTAACAATAACACATAACCTATCTGCTGTGTTGCTGCTATTTCCTGGAGCGGTCTGATAAAAGGGAGGAGGTTCTGTCTCCATGGAAGGAAACACTGGACAACGAAATGTGTTTGACATGAACTTTTCTCATTCCTttaaattaagacaaaaaaaaggaccCTTTCAGTAAACAGTAGAGTTCACATTCATGATTTTTATTCCTCAAAACAATGCGCTAATAAAATGATGCAACTCCTTTAAGAATATTCAAGAGTGGACAGAGTTAAATTCATCTTAATTAAGATAACTTGGACTGATGGAAACAGGTTGGACGCTGGCTGCTGATGatcattaaaaacaattcaaaaggATAACAGTAAtacttttttgcattttgttagttttttttatgttatttttgtcATCTATGTGTCTTaatgttttttacttttctgtactctgttctctttaaatctatttttatgtGACGCTGGTAAAACCAGTGAGACCAGCAGGATTTCCATCCCATTTCTTATTTAATGTAGAAATCTTACAGCCCTTCAGCGTGACTGTAAAGTTTATACTGTTTAAATCTAGGTGGAGGAGAGACAGTGACATTAACAGATAACTCATCTGCTGTGCTCCCACTAAGATAACACCAGGAAATACCAGGAAAACAGGAAGGGTGGTTTGAAAATGAAGGGGGTTCTGTCTCCATGtaaggaaacacaaatgtgcttcatacttttctcattcatttcaataaagctaaaagacaggaaaagaaaaggaccCTGTAAGTCACAactgaaagtttaaaaagtaaagtttaTACTTTTATAAAACTTTTAAAGTCAATAAGCACTTTAATAAAACGACACAGCTCTTTTAGGAATATTTAATACACAAGCAGAGAGTTAAATTCATGTTAATTAAGATAACTTATTGTCTGATCTAAAAGTGACgcactttccctcctctgtgctgcagagGGGTTGAAGTTAACGGTTAATAGCTGGCTGCAGTCAGCGCCCCTCCCTGTGAGGAAAACACTTTGAAGGTCAAGTCGCTAAGAACTCACCAACTTTCCAAAACTTTCACATTTTAGTAAATTTAACTCACCTTCCATGATGAGAGAGAGTCGACTGTTTTGTAAAGTTTAGTTGGTCTTCAGgctgttctttctttgtctctctgctgctctgcctttaagtctctgtgtgactcagctggctcagctgcagcaccaaTCAGGAGAAACTGGGCAGGCTTTTACAAAGTGGACATGAGCAACTGCAGTTGGAGTCATATCTTCTGACAGACCAAGATAATTCATATTGTGTTCACGTTGAATTCTTGTTGATTTTGTAGAACATATATGTTAAAATGCTTCCTCATTATTTTCAAGGACTACTAAATCAACATTTAATGGAAACACACTTCAACACCTAATGAACAGTGATTATTAAtacaaacacagtgaaataaaaaaacaaacaaacagcaaacagaacaGCATTCTGTTTAAATAAACTATAAGTGTTGTACTAGGCTGTGTATGTTCATCTGctaactgaaataaatcaaaaatccaACAAACGTGAGCACAgaaaagagataaataaaatttatgtccatatttattaacattttgacagataCAATATCACATAATAATTAATGATTAACATTTGTAAGATCTGATGAATATTTGTTAAAATTTTCTCTGCTATATATTAATGGAAACCTTACATGTCATGCTAAATGTGTACTGCATTAAAGCATTCATAAAATGCTCAATTCGAAATTTGACAGCAGATAAATATTAAggggaacaaagaaaaatagTTCAGTTTTATTATGAAATTGTGCGTTGTTCTGCTCGCATATTGCATTTGCTCATTTCCTCTACAACAACATCTAAAAGCAACTTCTGATGTGTGCCGTCGCTATCGCTGTTGCCATTGAGTCACTTCCTTCAGCAAGCCCCTCTGCTGCAGCTACCGTGCCCTCTGCCGCAGCCGCCGCCATTTCTGCAGCATCTGCCACTCCATCCACATCAATGGCTGCCCCGAGTGTTTGTCCGACCGCAGACGTCGTGGCCTCTTCTGCAAACTGCTCCACTGCTCTTCTTCCCATCGCTGCTGTCTCTGCTCCCACCGTTGCTCCCTGTGTCTCGCCTTCTTCTGGGCCTGCAGCTTCCTCCGATGCTGCATCATTCCCTCCAATTATTCTTAATAATGAGACTACGCTGACTGCCATTTTGGCCATTTCTGCTCCCTTCACCACCGCCgccagtgctgctgctgcttgtccATCTGCGGCTTCTTAGTGTGGACTTGTTTCTGCTCCCGGTCTCTCTTTGGCTGCTGCTTGTCTAATTGTGTTCACACCTTTTACAGTACcaattaaaactgcagcatctGATCCAAGCAGAGCCCCCATTATCAGCACTTTTCCTATGATCTGTCCGAATTTGGCAACATTCTACTTATAGACAGCAACTTTAGTTTGCTCCCTGctttatttcagaaaaacatttcctttttgcCTCATCGgtttttcctcttcttggaTTTCCGTCTCCACTGCTTGTAGAAGCTCATTTGTGTACCccctttgttgttgtgtgtaacTATCTTCTCAATGGTGCTGAGCAGCTCTTCCACCTGTAGCTGGTtgttcctgtcctcatcctgttGGTCTCTGTTCCAGTATTTGTTATCAATGACATGGCAACGACCGCCGCAATTTTTCACGAGATCAATCAGACCTTCGCTCTGACCAACAAA
Proteins encoded:
- the LOC115058799 gene encoding GTPase IMAP family member 7-like; translated protein: MEEPRRIVILGYTGAGKSSLANTIFGEEVFDISHAADSGTTNCQSATRSVYNRRITLVDTPGFFATMRAEEELKAEILRCITECAPGPHTFLIVQKVENFTVHENAVIEKILEYFSEEAFKYAAVVFTHGDQLSEGETIQDFVHHNEALNELVRNCGNRCHVIDNKYWKNESQEEYRSNKFQVQKLLQTIDDIFQKNGSTCYTNEMLQVVDKKIK
- the LOC115059262 gene encoding GTPase IMAP family member 8-like — translated: MEVPNTLRIVLLGKTGVGKSSLANSILGTNVFSFSDFEKSICQAKSGSVNGRHVTLVDTPGLISRDRSGEELKSEILGCISECAPGPHAFLIVLKVEKMTEQEKAVITQICQYFSEDILKYATVVFTHGDQLTEGMKIEEFVDQSDDLRELIKKCSGRCCVVDNKYWKNRQQDEYRTNQYQVAKLLDAIDEMIVKNKGGCYTTKMLTEWQAQQDERIKPSSASVFSIFKHLMNSLKRKPWAFVGAALGVLFIWKLMKNQHAAEAAETSLSMRFHLVCLIDGPVHRSDESRRIAILGKTGAGKSSLVNTICGEEVFKVYHNVNSGTKDCQSATRYVHNRRITLIDTPGLFDTDRAEEELKAEILRCITECAPGPHAFLILLKVEKFTEHENAVVEKILEFFSEEAFKYAAVVFTHGDQLSEGEKIKDFLQKNEKLKEIVGKCGHRCHVIDNKYWKNDSQEEYRSNKFQVQQLLQTIDDIFLANRGTCYTNEMLQEVYKKILEVETRLTHSGVDPSVIRQRAKDRVWEGLWFLGKGIAVTALIGVLVGAAVAFPIFPALLLGVREMFR